The Diceros bicornis minor isolate mBicDic1 chromosome 18, mDicBic1.mat.cur, whole genome shotgun sequence sequence acACAATTACAATGGAATTTTAAATCTTGTGTTCTCTTGTTGACTTTCTTGGGTGTGGTATTTGAAGACAGTGGCTTCTGCAACATTGACGATTCTCAGACTGGTTCCTACAGACCTCTGTGGCCTGTTGAATTCATGACCTCtcaatgagaattttaaaaagttattgtgTTTTCAATTGTGTATTAATCATAAAAATTACCATAAGCATAATCTGTGTTATCTGTATAACCATTTTCTAACTCAGTCCTATGACACAACCTCAAGTACAAAGGCTATACTTGGTATTTTTGGGGTGTGTATACTTTTtggtatatttttgttttgttgttgttggggtatgtgtgtgtgtagttgctTTTGTGCTAGGGATTGCATTGATGCTGGGGAATGAGTGACAGGGTTTAATGTGTAAACGTTAAAATAGCACAGCATAGAGACATTGACACATATCCCTTGATTCTAAGAGCCTTACTTTACATCTTCTCCCTCCAGAAGGCGGCGGTAAGTAGCAATTTCCTGCTCAAGCCGGGTCTTTATGTCAAGGAGAATATTGTACTCATTGTTCTGGCGTTCTGCATCAGTCCGAATCTGCATCAGCTGGAACTCTAGGGAGCTTAGCAGTGCCTGGATGGCGGCCAACTGGTCACCATAACGGGCTTTGGTCTCCTCTAGTGTATGCTCCAAAGATTCTTTCTATGAGCACAAGAAAAAGTGGATATTTCTTGTTTGAGGACTTGATTTAAGAGGTGACTCAATTTTAATGTCTTTTGGGAAGATTTTCTGCGGCTGGTTATTGTGCGCATCACGTATATTTCTAGCTTTATCGCCCACTCTTTCCATCTTGGCAACCTCAGCCAGCCAGCTAGGATCACTAGCTCTTGGgttttttctgtatttgtttttagCACTGGGCTCACTGTTCTCTTACTGTGGCActgtattatttttctgtattattgCTTCCCCTTCCTGCCCTTTGCGGTTCCCCTCCACATGGAGGATTAGATTTCCTCATCCCCTTGACACCAGGCTTGGTCATGTGACTTTCTTTAGCTAATGAAATGCAGGTGAAACTGACAAGTGCCTTTTCTGAGGAGAAGCTTTAAGAGCTATCACATGGTCTGGCCATAGCTCTTTGCTTTCTGCTGCAACACTGGCATGTCCCAGCTAGCGTCTACTCCTTTAGGCTTACCCCATGGAGCAGAAATGTCATGGAGCAGAGCTGTAGCCAACCCATGTTGGATGTAGTGTTGTAAGCCATTGTGATTTTGTGgttgttaccacagcataattTATCGTGAGCTGACTGATTCGCTTAGCCTGGAATGTCTTTACCCCTATTCTCTAGCTTAAAAATTCATCTCAAGTTTTCAGATCTAGTTTAAATCCCCCTTTCCCTGTGAAGTCTTCTAGATCTACTTTTTCCTCTGCATCCTTGCAGTACATTGCCCTTTTCCTTGATTTCTTCTTGTCTTTTAATTATAATCCATTGTTTGGCCTGTTTCCCTGACAGCTCTGCAAAATGGGGGTTATTTCTTATAGGTCTTTGCATTTCCAGAGTTCCTAACACAGGCACTTAGTAAACACACACTACATTGAGAGTGGGAAGTTAGATGTGCTTTACCATCCTGAGATGGGACTGGAGGTCTATCTCCAGGTTCTGGTAGGTGCGTCTCAGCTCCTTTGTTTGAACCTCAGTTCCTTTTAACTCTTCAGTGCTCACTGTGACTTGTTGCTGCAGAGTTTCAATCTAGACACGttccaaaaatgaaaaattagataaggaaggaaaaaaaggaagcaaggaatgaagaaagaaagaaaatgagttaTCTCTTTTTGTAGGATGGCTTCTACACACTTACTTACCCTTTAGAATTATGCTATTACCTGTACGTCAAACTGTTCTTTGGCCTTCCGAAGGTTCTCCTGGGCCATGGCTTCATatttctgcctcatttcattCATGATGGTGCCGAGGTTCAGGCCTGGAGCAGCATCCACCTCTACACTGACAGTATTGCCCAGCTGTCTGCGTAGGCTGTCCACTTCCTACGAGACAGAAAAATCCTGATTGGTTGTAGTCTGAAGCACATTCTCAGATAAGGCTGAGCAGAAAAGACACAATAAGTTTTATGGCTTCTTTGATTGGGAatgagtaaaaaagaaagaaaataataacttaGGTAGGGCTTATTGTAGTCCAGGTACTGCTCTAAGTCATTAACCCTGACAGCAACCTTAGGAAAAGAAGTTAGGGCTTATGTCATTATTGTTGTCATCGtcttcaccatcaccaccaccaccaactcttcctcctccttctcctcctttttattattattagagcCATTCTATCATTCCCAATACCACTTCTGAATATTTTCTCACCTCCTGATGTTCTTTTTTGAGGAGAATCAGTTCCTTAGTTAATCCTTCAATTTGAATTTCCAAGTCTGTTTTTCGTAGGGTTAGATCATCCACGACCTTATTCAGGCCTTGGAGATCAGCCTCCACTGTTAGACGAATCGCTCTCTCAGTCTCATACCTGTGAATTAATAAGTATGCAGAGATCATTGAGTTCTTCTGAAGCCATTAGGGAAGtgataatattaatataatgagATAGAGTTTTATGTGATATACAAGGAGATCAATTTCATTACATTATTGTGTCCCCCTTTATACATTCCAAAAATATTCATGAGAACCTGGGAATCTGATAATTTGCTCCATAATGTAATCTCTGTGATTTGGAGTGATTGGCAAAAAAGCAACCTGAAATAACTTCTAAAAGTTCCTAAAttctagaatatattttaaaagaaataaaaaaattttttcctttaattactGTGTTATCAAAGGGTTTTCATTATTGATATTAAATAATGGCTAGTTAGATCTACTTAATGAAGGTACATGATcaatttatttttagtattttgtaaACAGATGCATCCAAAGTGAATTATCTTAAAAATTCACACATTCTCCTCTATAATCTCATAAACTCCCATTTTTATTATAGTAgctcactttaaaaaaatgataatgcaATGGAACACTCAGATGCTGACTTAGCAAAATTGAaattaatgaacatttattgcTTTAATCTTCAGATCTCCTttcccatttccttctttttgattcCTTGTAGCATTAAAATGCTAAGCTTCTAAATCACAACAGACTTTTTAGTGCTGATGCATTGTACAAATTCAGGATGAGGAAGCCCTAGTGTAGAAGCACTTTATGAGGAACAGCTCTGGTCACAGGTAGTGTGAAATGACTACAAGAGAGTGAACGCATTTTGAACTGCTTTGATCCTAGTCCTAGTTCTTTGGTCAGTTAGAGTGTACTGTAAAACTCTGGCAAACTCGAAAGCATCCCTGGAACTTGGGTCATGCACTTGTAGGCACTTGAAGGAACATGGATGGCTCACTTGGAGAATCACTAAGGGTAGAGAGATGGCTCCTTTAGGTAGTAGAAGGGCACTTATGCAGACGGGGAGTTGTAAACTGCTTTGTTATTACTTCAAAGGGCAGAGTTAGCTTCAGTGAGTGAAAAGGTAGATGCCAGGTTACTAAAAAAGAAAGTTCTAGCAACCAGACCTAATCAAGGAAAACAGTAGTAGTTACTGGCGGTGTTCAGTTACATGCAGGGTGACCGGATTTTAGGATTGTGGGAGAGAGAAGTCCAGCCCTGAGTGCTGGGTTAGACCAGATATCTTCTAACACCTTTAAATTCCAAGattctgaaaatatttaatgGTAGCTCCTTTACCAACAATAATATGGAAAGCTGAGTGTCATGAAGGACTACTAAAAAGAGTTCCTTTTCAGGAAGTTCTACCATGATATTAAAGAACCTACTTCAGCCTGAAGTCTTCGGCGGCCAGTTTAGCATTATCAATTTGCAGGACACGTTGAGCATTTTGTAGTCGAGCATCTTTAATCTGGAAAATACATGAGAAAAAAACGACAGTTTCAACTGGATAGAGCTTAAAATGATTGAGTTTATCCTCAGCTCCAACCACTATTATACGAAAGATGGTGTTCAAGAATTTCCACATGAAAGTAGAAAGGAGAAATAATGATATGGGTATTTAGCACAATAGAGTCATAAAATGCAACTCTAGTCCCCAGGGTTGGTCAGCTTTCTTGTGCTTTTACAAAAGGAGAATTTAATTCAACTTGAGCCATCAAAGCTTACTGAGTGCCCTGTCTTTGATGTTGTTCCTGCTTAGACCATTCCTCTGAGCCCCTCTCACTTGGTGaagtcctcctcctccccctcctcttccttcccctcctcctccatgtcTCAGCTTAGACATCATTGCTTTAAGGAAGCCGTCACTGATTTCCTCAAAACAGAACTGCCTGTGCTCTCATTGCCCTACACAGCCCTCCATGCTAGCATTTTCCCTCTGTGTGGGATAAATGTTGCCTTTGTCCATGCCTGTTTCCCCCTAAATCATATTATGTCCACCACCATATACTCCAGTGCCAGTGTGGTGCCAATACCTAGTTAGTGTCTGCTAAATATTGGCTGAATGAATGGGAACTTGCTATGTGGTGGGAGTTGTGCTGGGCACTGAGGCTATCAGGATGGATAAGTCCCTGATCTTAAGAAGTGGTTTTCAACTGGGTGAATTCTCTAAGATGCATGTGGATCAGAAGTCTGCTTGTAGAACATGTTACAATGACGTATCTCTTTCAGCAGATCCAGTTCTGGAGAGGGTTGCCTTCCTTCATATACTGAATCTGCCCAGCTAAATGGAACGGATGGCTGTGCCTATGTGTTTGGGGTGATCCAAAGTAGCTGCAGAAACGTGAATCGTGAGATAGGTGGGGGAGAATGGTTGGCTGATTTTGAATGTTTTTAGTGGGAGTCTGAGAAGAAGGACCTGTTGGCAGAAAGGGTGATTTAAACACCTTTGCCTCACACATCCGTAAGTGCCTGAAACCCCAAAGTAACTTCCTGTAGAATCTGAATTAAATCATACTGATGTCCGTTACAATGCCAGAAAAAGAGACTTACTGGTAAGTGAGTGGCCTTTGCTCTAAAGGAATACGAAtgttaaaatagaaatgaaaacgaAAGGGACACTTTTTCTTGATTAGATAAGAATTTTAAAGCAGAGCAAGTGCTCAGTGTCATATCTGAAATCCTCAATGAGGAGCAAAGTCTTCTTCTTTTATTCCAGATAAGTGATAAAACAGAGAACTCCACCTTTCTTGGATGACATGGGAGCAGGTTCTGATATGATtgcaataaatttgaattggggTAATTGAACATTTTATTACTGTAGAAGTGGTTTCCCAACTGCTTGGTGGTGATGATCAGGTTATTAAACAGGACATTTAAAGATCCGGGTATCGTTAGGACCTAAACCCCTTCCCTCCATTTCCTCCCTGAATCACTTTATCATGGAAATCTACGACACAGTATTCTAATACTTGTACTACGacatttacataaataaaaggaggaaaatcTCTAAATTGGCTGGGGTTTCAAAAGTTCATTGGAACTaggtgaaaaaatttaaaaagacattatcacatacaaaaaattttagctcttttcagaaaaaatatttactatccacTTAGCCCTGAGCTGGTAAACTGCGAAAAAAATAGAGATTATAAGATTGGAGgataaaattttcatatttcctatgtaattagatttaaaaaattttaagacagTATGATTTACAAGTCATCCCACTGTGTAGTCAGGTACTCCAGCACTAAGGGTAGATGATAGAATATACCACTTTTATAGATGTAGCATTTCAGCCCAATTTGATTTACAACGTCCATTTGGACCACCTAACGTATATGCCCTCTTGATATATTATGCACCTAAACAATGGAGTAGAAAACACAGGCATCCTCTCTCACCTGATTTTGCAGGTCTTCGATTTGTTTGTAATACGCACTGTAGTCCCGACTGGTGGTAGGCGCGTTTGTTTCATACCACTGCTTGATCTGCCTTTCAAGGTTGAAGTTGGACTGCTCCAGGGACCGCACTTGTTCTAGGTAGCTTGCTAGCCGGTCATTTAGATTCTGcatggccatcttctcattgCCAAAAAATGGGTCCCCTCGGGAGAGGTCGCTCCCATAGCTCACTGTGCCTTTGGAGGTCGAGATGCGGGTGCCATGGCCTCCAGCTCCCCCATAGACGCTGGGTGCAACCCCGAGGTGCTGTGTGCCCCCCCTCCTATACATGGAGCTCCTAATGCTGAGTGCAGGACCCTGCGAGGAGGAACTCAGGCTTCTTTGGAAGCTTTTGGCGCTGAATTCCATTGGGGATTCTAGGAGGGAGAAGCTgtagcctcaggatggatggagccGGGCCTGTTTCTCTGCGGTGGATGAGCTGACCTTTTATAGAGTTCACAGGAAAAAAACTCCTCCTCCGTTGACCTTTCACCTTAGGGTTGACATCACAGTCCATcttactttgctcttttttttcccctttgtacaGCGATCTGTTTAATTCCATTCCAGAAATTACCACTAGAGGCATTTCTTAGAAGCTTTGCTCAggggtgatttctttttttaaacagaggtaaaaaaaaggaaacaggaagGTGTATTCTTTTAGCCTGTGCACCTGCCTGGGCAGATTTTTTTTATCCTAATATACACATAATGAATATTTGCAATCTTTATGAATAATTTAGGTACCTAAAAAGACAGATGTGGGTGCAAAGTAGTAAGTCACACTGGCAATAAAGaacgtttaaaaaaaaattttttttttatctttctttttttggtgagaacatttaagttctgttCTCTTAGTAAATTTCgattatacaatacaatattttcgactatagtcaccatgtttatttttattgttttttttagtgtagtcgttttcttcttgttttattaGTGTGTATAGAAACCACCCGGTTTCCATCTTATTTACAATAATCTGTCATAGGCTTGAGGACTGAGGTTGCTCCACTTTTCCCTTTTTTAGGTGAAACAGCCTCAGTTCTCTGCATAATTCCTGCTGGATCTAGTCTTCCACCTGTTGTGACTAGAACTGCATTCTTGGAAGTGTTCCCTGAACATCACGTGAAAAAGTATTCTGAGGAATTCTGTTCTGCTTGTTTACTGTGGCTActcagatccttttttttttttattgaggtaacattggtttataatgttatataaatttcaagtgtacataattacatttcaatttctgtgtagattacatcatgttcaccacccaaagactaatcataatccatcaccatacacatgtccctaatcaccccttttgccctcctccctccccccttcccctctggtaaccaccaatccaatctctgtctcaatgtgtttgtttgttgttgtttttatcttctatttatgagtgagtttatatggtatttgactttcttcctctgacttgttttgcttggcataatgccctcaaggtccatccctgtgGTCAAAAATGGCAAGGTTTCATCCTTTTTAatgggtgagtagtattccattgtgtatatataccacatcttctttatcaattcttcccttgatgggcacccaggttgcttctaagtcttggctattagtCACCATGTTTAAATTAGattctcagaccttattcatcttacagctgaaagtttgtatccttttaccaacctctccctatttcccccacccccagcccctggacaccactgtttctatgagcttgacttttttttaagattccacatataagtcataccatgcagtatttgtctttttctgtctggcttatttcacttagcaaaatgccctAAAGGTCCatttatgttgttgcaaatggcagcatttccttctttttttatgactgaataatgtttcattatatatgcaatacagtcatgtgtcacttaacaacagggatatgttctgagaaatgtgtcattaggcgatttcatcattgtgcaaacagggtagagtgtacttacacaaacctatagTAGGCCATAGTAtggcctactatacacctaggctatatggtactaatccttGTCTATGTGGTCCGTCgatgactgaaatgtcgttacgtgggacatgattgtatataaaacatcttatttatccatccatccattgatggacacttaggttgtttccctaccttggctcttgtgaataatgctgcagtgaacataggagtgcaggtatcactttgagataatgatttcttgtcctttagatatatacccagaagtgggattgctgaatcatgtggtaattctattttttttttttttttttgctgaggaagattcaccctgagctaacatctgtgccaatcttcctctattttgcatgtgggtt is a genomic window containing:
- the LOC131416722 gene encoding keratin, type I cytoskeletal 20-like; the protein is MEFSAKSFQRSLSSSSQGPALSIRSSMYRRGGTQHLGVAPSVYGGAGGHGTRISTSKGTVSYGSDLSRGDPFFGNEKMAMQNLNDRLASYLEQVRSLEQSNFNLERQIKQWYETNAPTTSRDYSAYYKQIEDLQNQIKDARLQNAQRVLQIDNAKLAAEDFRLKYETERAIRLTVEADLQGLNKVVDDLTLRKTDLEIQIEGLTKELILLKKEHQEEVDSLRRQLGNTVSVEVDAAPGLNLGTIMNEMRQKYEAMAQENLRKAKEQFDVQIETLQQQVTVSTEELKGTEVQTKELRRTYQNLEIDLQSHLRMKESLEHTLEETKARYGDQLAAIQALLSSLEFQLMQIRTDAERQNNEYNILLDIKTRLEQEIATYRRLLEGEDVNTTEFQLSNLEERDVKKTRKIKTVVQEVVDGKVVSSEVKEVEETI